The Candidatus Malacoplasma girerdii genome has a segment encoding these proteins:
- the pheS gene encoding phenylalanyl-tRNA synthetase, alpha subunit: MEKYQQLINELVTELSKTKSINEAIIARNVFIKKHLTPLYEKLKSLPKEEKASFGNEVNQFKNLINIKFDEFSNKLNEQLNETEHAIAANVSIDTVLQTKGALNPITLLIDQIVQFFRKLDFQIVSGNEVTTTKYNFDYLNIPLDHPGRQTSETFYFNEQLMLRAHNTAVTAEMMHKNNQEKDLRILSYGYVYRNDDDDLSHSHQFNQIDLVWIKEGLTTASLKWLITSLLQYLYGKDVKVRYRLSFFPFTEPSIEADVECPNCHGKGCSLCKKTGWIEIIGAGMLHQKVLSDAGFTIKTGIAAGIGIDRLAMIKYKINDIRHIYSNNFSFLKQFVKENK; the protein is encoded by the coding sequence ATGGAAAAATATCAACAATTAATTAATGAACTAGTTACTGAATTAAGCAAAACTAAGTCAATTAACGAAGCAATTATTGCACGAAATGTTTTTATCAAAAAACATTTAACACCCCTATATGAGAAACTAAAGTCATTGCCAAAAGAAGAAAAAGCGAGTTTTGGTAATGAGGTTAATCAGTTCAAGAATTTAATTAACATTAAATTTGATGAATTTAGTAATAAATTAAATGAACAGTTAAATGAGACTGAACACGCAATCGCAGCTAACGTTAGTATTGATACAGTCTTACAAACTAAAGGAGCATTAAACCCAATTACTTTATTAATTGATCAAATTGTGCAATTTTTCCGTAAACTAGATTTTCAAATTGTTTCTGGCAACGAAGTAACGACAACAAAATACAATTTTGACTATTTAAATATTCCTCTTGATCACCCAGGAAGACAAACTAGCGAAACTTTTTACTTTAATGAACAATTAATGTTAAGAGCTCATAATACTGCTGTTACGGCAGAAATGATGCACAAAAACAATCAAGAAAAGGACTTAAGAATCCTTTCATATGGATATGTATACCGAAATGATGATGATGATTTAAGTCATTCACATCAATTTAATCAAATTGATTTAGTTTGAATTAAAGAAGGGTTAACTACAGCTAGCTTAAAATGATTAATTACTTCACTTTTACAGTATTTATATGGAAAAGATGTAAAAGTAAGATATCGATTAAGTTTCTTTCCGTTTACTGAACCTAGTATTGAAGCTGATGTCGAATGTCCAAATTGTCATGGTAAAGGATGTTCACTATGCAAAAAAACAGGATGAATTGAAATTATAGGGGCAGGAATGTTACACCAAAAAGTTTTAAGTGATGCTGGATTCACAATTAAAACAGGAATAGCTGCAGGAATTGGAATTGATCGTTTAGCAATGATTAAATACAAGATAAACGACATTCGTCATATATATAGTAATAACTTTAGTTTCTTAAAACAATTTGTTAAGGAGAATAAATAA
- the pheT gene encoding phenylalanyl-tRNA synthetase beta chain: protein MLLSRKFLIKCLPELKNISFEEFNYACVNLGMEIEQVINHPKLTNLVVGKIIDRKKIENSKHLKQTTVLINEQENVTKTIVCGADNIKKGQLVVVALPGCQLPNGIIINERELMGVKSQGMLCGYKELTPFNHACCSEIDANGIIELDKIATVGDTNIQELLGLDDTIYDLSLPTNRTDYTGSLYVINDLAKFFNCKFNLQYGVKTFSKLNEEFNDFLLVAKVDKFKNKEASWDLKGNLINAGIKCQNKFKDIISYISSLTGVYPLIIDAEHVQSFKRVRINAEVKINNQYIKLNDATCLINQNNEIIAIDNLFVFDQFNVSEKTKSAWIILSPIDAINLRTISQKLNINSFESKNNTKFVSQHQINMFLLKLNSYIKFKTNSYKIEKIKTKEIKFNLESAQKFIGLDDAEIIKNIFKQWKYKLVSYKDLVFVPNYRSDLNNECDLYEEILKLYTFDKLDTKPITDVMFNPQQDVDEYSFIKKLFNLLTNKYINQVKTYNLTTKKDAERLNLFNLKPKYQINPCSNANREYMRTTLIYDLLKVLQFNLNRKNDLLPVFELQKIYNDDIFWNLTIIAPEKLLIDAINNVSCNFNTFGLKDLAVEIANLSNQEISFKKANTNLLYKNDSLEIFFENQSIGFIGSISRNILKEFKLENTNLYLLDINLKNIVNYNHKTGLVMEPINERSYIHKDITFNCSENTDLSSIIKQIKSLDYLKELSFIKAYKLDNSNIAYTIRLLIKNENDSLINKEKIDQYIDQINQIIKNNLN from the coding sequence ATGTTATTAAGTCGTAAGTTTTTAATTAAATGTTTACCAGAACTTAAAAACATTTCTTTTGAAGAATTTAATTATGCTTGTGTTAATTTAGGAATGGAAATTGAACAAGTAATTAATCATCCTAAATTAACTAATTTAGTTGTTGGAAAAATTATTGATCGCAAAAAAATTGAAAATTCAAAACATTTAAAGCAAACAACAGTTTTAATTAATGAACAAGAAAACGTTACAAAGACAATTGTTTGTGGAGCTGATAATATTAAAAAAGGTCAGCTAGTAGTTGTTGCTTTACCTGGATGCCAATTACCTAATGGAATAATCATTAATGAACGCGAATTAATGGGCGTTAAATCACAAGGTATGCTTTGTGGATACAAAGAATTAACTCCATTTAATCATGCATGTTGTAGTGAAATAGATGCTAATGGTATTATTGAATTAGATAAAATCGCAACTGTGGGCGACACAAACATCCAAGAATTACTTGGACTAGACGACACAATTTATGATTTATCATTGCCAACAAACAGAACTGATTATACTGGTAGTCTATATGTAATTAATGATTTAGCTAAATTTTTCAATTGCAAATTTAATTTGCAATATGGTGTTAAGACATTTAGTAAATTAAATGAAGAGTTTAATGATTTTTTATTAGTTGCTAAAGTTGATAAATTTAAAAATAAAGAGGCTTCATGAGACCTTAAAGGTAATTTAATAAATGCTGGCATTAAATGTCAAAATAAATTTAAAGATATTATTAGTTACATTTCATCATTAACTGGTGTGTATCCATTAATAATTGATGCTGAACATGTACAAAGCTTTAAAAGAGTAAGAATTAATGCTGAAGTTAAAATTAACAATCAATATATTAAGTTAAATGATGCTACTTGTCTAATAAACCAAAACAATGAAATTATTGCAATTGATAATTTATTTGTTTTCGATCAATTTAATGTTAGTGAAAAAACAAAGAGTGCTTGAATTATCTTAAGCCCAATTGATGCTATTAATCTAAGAACAATAAGCCAAAAACTTAATATCAATAGTTTTGAAAGTAAAAATAACACAAAATTTGTAAGTCAACACCAAATAAATATGTTTCTATTAAAACTTAATAGCTATATTAAGTTTAAAACGAACAGCTATAAGATTGAAAAAATTAAAACAAAAGAAATTAAATTCAATCTTGAAAGTGCACAAAAATTTATTGGTCTAGATGATGCTGAAATTATTAAAAATATTTTCAAGCAATGAAAATATAAATTAGTTTCATACAAAGATCTTGTATTTGTACCAAATTATCGAAGTGATCTAAATAATGAATGCGATTTATATGAAGAAATTTTAAAGTTATACACATTTGATAAATTAGACACAAAACCAATTACTGATGTAATGTTTAACCCACAACAAGATGTGGATGAATATAGCTTTATTAAAAAATTATTTAATTTATTAACCAACAAATATATTAATCAAGTTAAAACTTATAACTTAACAACAAAAAAAGATGCTGAACGTTTAAATTTGTTTAATTTAAAACCAAAATATCAAATTAATCCATGTTCAAACGCTAATCGCGAATACATGCGAACAACTTTAATTTATGATTTATTGAAAGTATTGCAATTTAATCTAAACCGTAAAAATGATTTATTACCTGTTTTCGAGTTACAAAAAATTTATAATGACGATATTTTCTGGAACCTAACAATTATTGCCCCAGAAAAGTTATTAATTGATGCAATAAATAATGTTTCTTGCAATTTTAATACCTTTGGTTTAAAGGATTTAGCTGTTGAAATTGCAAATTTATCCAACCAAGAAATATCATTTAAAAAAGCTAACACCAATCTACTATATAAAAACGACAGCCTAGAAATATTTTTTGAAAATCAAAGTATCGGTTTTATTGGCTCTATAAGCCGAAATATTTTAAAAGAATTTAAATTAGAAAACACAAATTTATATCTGTTAGATATAAACTTAAAAAATATTGTAAACTACAACCATAAGACAGGGTTGGTGATGGAACCAATTAATGAACGTAGCTATATTCACAAAGATATTACGTTTAATTGCAGTGAAAATACTGATTTAAGTTCTATCATTAAGCAAATAAAATCATTGGATTATCTAAAAGAATTAAGTTTTATTAAAGCTTATAAATTAGATAACAGTAATATTGCTTATACAATCCGTTTATTAATTAAGAATGAAAACGATTCTTTAATTAATAAAGAAAAAATCGATCAATACATTGATCAAATCAACCAAATTATTAAAAATAATCTTAACTAA
- a CDS encoding deoxycytidylate deaminase, protein MKRKEYLSWDQYFMGVAKLSAMRSKDPDTQVGCCIVDEYNHIISLGYNGLPCGCDDNEYPWQRSGKDSLDNKYWYVVHSEINAILNANGRSLKNCKLYVSLFPCNECAKAIIQSGITEIIYEDDKYADTDSTKASKRMFKSAKVKLRQLKKTNKKIILSI, encoded by the coding sequence ATGAAACGTAAAGAATATCTATCTTGAGATCAATATTTTATGGGGGTTGCTAAACTCTCAGCAATGCGTTCAAAAGATCCCGATACCCAAGTGGGATGTTGTATTGTAGACGAATACAATCATATTATTTCATTAGGATACAACGGCTTGCCATGTGGATGCGACGATAATGAATATCCGTGACAAAGAAGTGGCAAAGATTCACTAGACAACAAATATTGATATGTTGTTCATAGTGAAATTAATGCTATTTTAAACGCCAACGGAAGATCATTAAAAAATTGCAAGCTATATGTTAGTTTATTTCCATGTAATGAATGTGCAAAGGCGATTATCCAATCTGGAATAACAGAAATTATTTATGAAGACGATAAATATGCTGATACAGATTCAACCAAAGCAAGCAAACGAATGTTTAAGAGTGCCAAAGTGAAACTAAGACAACTTAAAAAAACAAACAAAAAAATTATTTTGTCTATTTAA
- the nrdD gene encoding anaerobic ribonucleoside-triphosphate reductase: MKFMRYIIKRDNRKAIFDLIKIQDAIIKAAQANQIDLSLNELKTIVNEIDNRITKLDVDGIEVERVQDIVVKTLTDLGYRQLANLYQAYREERTIIREGKSDLMKKIIKIGIETDRDNANVGNNFSAKLLRIASEANKWHILNTLLPRKLAKLHENGDIYIHDLDSYNLTLNCLHLPTGKILARGFNTGYGTINPPHSITVAAALICIMMQASQNDMFGGQSHPNFDNDLAPYVALSRSKIRKELMEKGIQGKELEAAVEQKTIREVRQAMQAVIYNLNTMHSRAGSQVPFSSLNLGIPFSEDAALVCQCFLEEYIKGLGGGEQPIFPNIIFRVKAGINRDEGDKYNYLFKLACKTAAIRMNPTFMNIDADFNKEFFDQGIMPATMGCRTYIMTNCNGKPGVEGRGNNAPCTINLPRLGILAKGNINTFFSLLDQRINDVVECLLHRAEVLKKLKVKDLPFVAGQKLMVGSENLGPNDTIEKIMEQGSWGIGYIGLAESLIALTGKHHGEDEKARELGLKIVTHIRNRCDELKEKYKMNFACYATPAEGLSGKFVVIDRKKFGVIPGVTDKDYYTNSYHVPVYYPIGFAEKMKIEAPYHKLSNGGHISYIEFDSYPTAENIEKILQWCYKNTNINYIGINFHIRYCLDCAEKARKEVSEARQAEINATKN; this comes from the coding sequence ATGAAATTTATGCGATACATAATTAAACGTGATAATCGTAAAGCGATCTTTGATTTAATTAAAATTCAAGATGCGATTATTAAAGCTGCGCAGGCTAATCAAATTGATTTATCACTAAATGAATTAAAAACAATTGTTAATGAAATTGATAATCGAATTACTAAATTAGATGTTGATGGAATTGAAGTTGAACGAGTACAAGACATCGTTGTTAAAACTTTAACTGATTTAGGCTATCGACAATTAGCAAATTTATATCAAGCTTATCGTGAAGAACGAACAATTATTCGTGAAGGTAAGAGTGATTTAATGAAAAAGATTATCAAGATCGGTATTGAAACTGACCGCGATAATGCTAATGTTGGGAATAATTTTAGTGCTAAATTATTAAGAATAGCTTCAGAAGCCAATAAATGACACATTCTTAATACATTATTACCACGTAAGTTAGCTAAATTACACGAAAACGGAGATATTTATATTCACGATTTAGATAGTTACAATTTGACACTTAATTGTTTACATTTACCAACTGGTAAAATTTTAGCTCGTGGATTTAATACAGGATATGGAACAATTAATCCACCACACAGCATTACAGTTGCCGCTGCACTTATTTGCATTATGATGCAAGCAAGTCAAAATGACATGTTTGGTGGTCAAAGTCATCCAAACTTTGATAACGACTTAGCTCCTTATGTTGCACTTAGTCGTTCAAAAATCAGAAAAGAATTAATGGAAAAAGGAATTCAAGGAAAGGAACTTGAAGCGGCTGTTGAACAAAAAACTATTCGTGAAGTTCGCCAAGCTATGCAAGCAGTTATTTATAACTTGAATACTATGCATTCACGTGCTGGTAGTCAAGTTCCATTTAGTTCATTGAACTTAGGAATTCCTTTTAGTGAAGACGCTGCACTTGTTTGCCAATGTTTTTTAGAAGAATATATTAAAGGATTGGGTGGAGGAGAACAACCAATTTTTCCAAACATTATTTTCCGAGTAAAAGCCGGAATTAATCGGGATGAAGGTGACAAATATAATTATTTATTTAAATTAGCTTGTAAAACTGCAGCTATTCGTATGAATCCAACATTCATGAATATTGATGCAGATTTTAATAAGGAATTCTTTGATCAAGGAATAATGCCTGCAACAATGGGATGCCGAACTTATATTATGACCAACTGTAATGGTAAACCAGGTGTTGAAGGACGAGGAAACAACGCACCATGTACAATCAACCTACCACGACTTGGTATTTTAGCTAAAGGAAATATTAATACTTTCTTTAGTTTATTAGACCAAAGAATTAACGATGTTGTTGAATGCTTATTACATCGTGCTGAAGTATTAAAAAAATTAAAAGTTAAAGATTTACCTTTTGTTGCTGGTCAAAAACTAATGGTTGGCAGTGAAAACCTAGGACCAAACGATACGATTGAAAAAATTATGGAACAAGGTTCATGAGGAATTGGTTACATTGGTTTAGCAGAAAGTTTAATTGCTTTAACAGGTAAACATCACGGGGAAGATGAAAAAGCTCGTGAATTAGGATTAAAAATTGTCACACACATTCGTAATCGTTGTGATGAATTAAAAGAAAAATACAAAATGAACTTTGCTTGTTATGCAACTCCAGCCGAAGGTTTAAGCGGTAAATTTGTTGTTATTGATCGTAAGAAATTTGGTGTAATTCCAGGAGTTACCGATAAAGATTATTATACAAACAGCTATCATGTTCCTGTATATTATCCAATTGGTTTTGCTGAAAAAATGAAAATTGAAGCACCATACCACAAATTAAGCAATGGCGGACATATTTCATATATTGAATTTGATTCATACCCAACAGCAGAAAATATTGAGAAAATTCTACAATGATGTTATAAAAACACTAACATCAATTACATCGGAATTAACTTTCATATCCGTTATTGTTTAGATTGTGCTGAAAAAGCACGAAAAGAAGTTTCTGAAGCAAGACAAGCAGAAATTAATGCCACCAAGAACTAA
- the nrdG gene encoding anaerobic ribonucleoside-triphosphate reductase activating protein — MEKHLIRLAGIAENSLVNGPGLRKVFFSQGCRHHCKNCFNPTTWTFDAGKMVDMDQLISQVKNETFLDGVTFSGGDPFQQPEAFAYLGKEIHKLGINIWIYTGYSWEQLMILAKKFPSIQTMIENCDAIVDGRYMEEYMDDYLKYRGSANQRIINVPESLKQNKLVLHHFDDVKRPTDSDKKQNSFPI, encoded by the coding sequence ATGGAAAAACATTTAATTCGATTAGCTGGAATTGCTGAAAATAGTTTAGTTAATGGTCCAGGGCTAAGAAAGGTTTTCTTTTCACAAGGTTGTCGCCACCATTGCAAAAACTGTTTTAATCCAACAACATGAACCTTTGATGCTGGGAAAATGGTTGATATGGATCAATTAATCAGTCAAGTTAAAAATGAAACATTTTTAGATGGAGTAACATTTTCAGGTGGTGATCCATTTCAACAACCAGAAGCGTTTGCTTATTTAGGTAAAGAAATTCATAAGTTAGGAATTAACATTTGAATTTATACAGGATATAGTTGAGAACAATTAATGATTTTAGCCAAAAAATTTCCTAGCATTCAAACAATGATTGAAAATTGTGATGCTATTGTTGATGGACGATATATGGAAGAATATATGGATGACTATTTAAAATATCGTGGCAGTGCTAACCAAAGAATTATTAATGTTCCTGAAAGTTTAAAACAAAATAAATTAGTGTTACATCATTTTGATGATGTAAAAAGACCAACAGATAGTGATAAAAAACAAAATAGTTTCCCGATTTAG
- a CDS encoding phosphotransferase system component EIIA: protein MLFFKKKKEAIVLNAPCNGKIVQLDKLSDIAFNLLGVGCAVNVDKFKGKIDIYSPIDGELVTVFPTKHAYGIKTNNGVEVLIHIGIDTVNLNGAGFDSPCKQGTKIKQGQLLATVDLDLLKSKKVQSDVILVITDETHKEAKIKFLADANNVEVNKPLFEI, encoded by the coding sequence ATGTTATTTTTTAAAAAGAAAAAAGAAGCAATTGTATTAAATGCTCCTTGTAATGGAAAAATTGTACAACTAGATAAATTAAGTGATATTGCTTTTAATTTATTGGGTGTAGGTTGTGCTGTTAATGTTGACAAGTTTAAAGGAAAAATTGATATTTATTCACCAATTGATGGCGAATTAGTTACAGTTTTCCCAACTAAACATGCTTATGGAATTAAAACTAATAATGGAGTTGAAGTTCTAATTCACATTGGTATTGACACTGTTAATTTAAATGGTGCTGGTTTTGATTCACCATGCAAGCAAGGAACTAAAATTAAACAAGGACAATTACTTGCTACAGTTGATTTAGATTTACTTAAATCTAAAAAAGTTCAAAGTGATGTTATTTTAGTTATCACTGATGAAACTCATAAAGAAGCTAAAATTAAATTTTTAGCTGATGCTAATAATGTTGAAGTTAATAAACCATTATTTGAAATTTAA
- a CDS encoding phosphotransferase system component EIIBC has product MRLQHSNKVKGPSFFSNLMSRLGKIGKVLLFPIAVLPIAAILLRVGAQLPSFDLSKADVVEQIHKLGITDSEVTFMNFVSMIVMKSGGIVFDNLPILFALAIGFGFAKDSRGEAAFAAGISMLLLMFFMRQGGFVDTIYGKIVLPGAQFDEMGRRAGDPDFAGIASGFVGVFGSKYNAALSNNVLNGIIVGSVSAFIYNRFTNVEVPKILGFFSGRRLIPSIVILITGVWTILYAVIFPWIGYLFYEISVFLYSTAGNNRWGRSAVMGAYGIINRLLLPFGLHHIPNNLFWFQLGDWVDANGNPVYGDINIFISGKAAENPGGIFQSGFFPVMMFGLPAIAFLFWFTAENKEQRRRVFAIFGSAAIVSFLTGITEPIEFAFMFISPLLYVCHAILTGIFGFISGAFGIQLGFGFSAGFMDYLLSIPKSMEIINNSPIRFSTETMKIFANPGWIIPIGLVCATTYFFTGYGLIKYFNLQTPGRGQNLLEDPSAAKELASATLDKGNGILSPKAYAIVKALGGYENITTFNNCTTRLRYSVKEMNKVDQAALKKAGAMGVIKISDNDLQIIVGTDADRLNCEIENNKNAKI; this is encoded by the coding sequence ATGAGATTGCAACATTCAAATAAAGTTAAAGGTCCTTCATTCTTTAGTAATTTAATGTCGCGGCTTGGTAAGATTGGTAAGGTTTTATTATTCCCAATCGCTGTTTTACCAATTGCTGCCATTTTACTTCGTGTAGGAGCACAACTACCAAGTTTTGATTTATCAAAAGCTGATGTAGTAGAACAAATACACAAATTAGGAATTACTGATTCTGAAGTTACATTCATGAATTTTGTAAGCATGATTGTAATGAAGAGTGGTGGAATTGTTTTTGATAACCTACCAATCCTATTTGCGCTCGCAATTGGTTTTGGTTTTGCTAAGGATAGTCGTGGTGAAGCTGCTTTTGCTGCTGGAATAAGTATGTTATTACTTATGTTCTTCATGAGACAGGGTGGATTCGTCGACACTATTTATGGTAAGATTGTCCTTCCTGGTGCGCAATTCGATGAAATGGGGCGAAGAGCTGGTGACCCTGATTTTGCTGGTATAGCATCTGGGTTTGTTGGTGTTTTTGGTAGTAAATATAATGCTGCATTAAGCAACAACGTACTAAACGGTATTATTGTTGGTTCGGTTTCAGCATTCATTTATAACCGATTTACAAATGTTGAAGTACCAAAAATTTTAGGCTTCTTCTCTGGACGCCGATTAATTCCTTCAATCGTAATTCTAATTACTGGTGTATGAACAATTTTATATGCTGTAATTTTCCCTTGAATTGGATATTTATTCTACGAAATTTCAGTTTTCTTATACAGTACAGCCGGAAATAACCGTTGAGGTAGAAGTGCTGTAATGGGAGCATACGGAATTATCAATCGTTTATTACTTCCATTTGGTTTACACCACATTCCTAATAACTTATTCTGGTTCCAATTAGGTGATTGAGTAGATGCAAATGGTAACCCTGTTTATGGAGATATTAATATCTTTATTAGTGGAAAGGCTGCTGAAAATCCAGGTGGAATTTTCCAATCAGGTTTCTTCCCAGTAATGATGTTTGGTTTACCAGCAATTGCTTTCTTATTCTGATTCACTGCTGAAAATAAAGAACAACGTCGCCGTGTGTTTGCCATTTTTGGATCTGCTGCTATTGTTTCGTTCTTAACAGGAATTACTGAACCAATTGAATTTGCATTTATGTTTATTAGCCCATTATTGTATGTTTGCCATGCAATTTTAACAGGAATCTTTGGGTTTATTTCAGGTGCATTTGGAATTCAATTAGGATTTGGTTTTAGTGCTGGTTTTATGGATTATCTATTATCAATTCCAAAATCAATGGAAATTATTAATAATTCGCCAATTCGATTCAGTACAGAAACAATGAAAATATTTGCTAACCCTGGATGAATTATTCCAATTGGTCTAGTATGTGCAACTACTTATTTCTTCACTGGATATGGTTTAATTAAATACTTTAATTTACAAACTCCGGGCCGAGGCCAAAACTTATTAGAAGATCCATCTGCTGCTAAAGAATTAGCTAGTGCAACACTTGATAAAGGAAATGGCATTTTAAGTCCAAAAGCTTATGCAATTGTAAAAGCACTTGGCGGATATGAAAATATCACTACATTTAATAACTGTACAACAAGATTACGTTATTCAGTTAAAGAAATGAATAAAGTAGACCAAGCTGCACTTAAAAAAGCTGGAGCAATGGGTGTAATTAAAATCTCAGATAACGATCTTCAAATCATTGTCGGCACTGACGCTGATCGTCTTAACTGCGAAATTGAAAATAATAAAAACGCTAAAATTTAA
- the cutC gene encoding copper homeostasis protein, whose product MKITPEICIDSYESSLNVNQTVAKRVELCSSLDVGGLTSSVGLVKLIKKNTDLIIFSLIRPRSGNFIYNKEEKATILSEIKTLISAGVDGLVVGALTPQFTIDIEFMKEIKNVAKNIPLVFHRAFDQLIDPYEGVRQLIKLGFIRILTSGQKANAFEGKELLKDLISKFGEQITIMPGGGVRVENVLELIEYTKCKEIHFSAKTSYLNAPKISGKVNFNTYSTPENKISISQIKDINAMIKQIKKARQF is encoded by the coding sequence ATGAAAATTACTCCTGAAATTTGCATTGATTCTTATGAATCATCATTAAATGTTAATCAAACAGTTGCTAAACGCGTTGAATTATGTTCAAGTCTTGATGTAGGAGGATTGACCTCGTCAGTAGGACTTGTTAAATTAATTAAAAAAAACACAGATTTAATTATTTTTTCTTTAATTCGTCCACGTTCTGGTAATTTTATTTACAATAAGGAAGAAAAAGCAACAATTTTATCAGAAATTAAAACTTTAATTTCTGCAGGTGTGGATGGATTAGTTGTTGGTGCATTAACACCTCAATTTACAATTGATATTGAATTCATGAAAGAAATCAAAAATGTTGCAAAAAACATACCTTTGGTTTTTCATCGTGCTTTTGATCAATTAATTGATCCATATGAAGGAGTTAGACAATTAATTAAATTAGGTTTTATTAGAATTTTAACTTCTGGACAAAAAGCAAATGCTTTTGAAGGCAAAGAACTATTAAAAGATTTAATTAGTAAATTTGGTGAACAGATTACAATTATGCCTGGAGGTGGAGTAAGGGTTGAAAATGTTCTTGAATTAATTGAATATACTAAATGTAAAGAAATTCATTTTAGTGCTAAAACAAGTTATTTAAATGCACCAAAAATTAGCGGCAAAGTTAACTTTAATACTTATTCAACTCCTGAAAATAAAATTAGCATTAGCCAAATTAAAGACATTAATGCCATGATTAAACAAATAAAAAAAGCTAGACAATTCTAG
- the nagB gene encoding glucosamine-6-phosphate deaminase, producing the protein MKIIKVKDYQEMSIAGAKIIKEEILKKPNLTICFATGSTPIGMYQALTKMYQHKELDFSKVTSFNLDEYVGLGQSNPCSYHYFMYKNLFNHININKNNVHLPNGIGDIAKNASDYEKLIASKGGIDFMILGLGTNGHIAFNEPGSKIDESTREIKLTQSTIDANKIYFDNENDIPKTAISMGVGSIMKAKKIILLANGIKKADAIHNMIEGPVTSNCPASFLQKHHDVTVIIDTEAASKLKNS; encoded by the coding sequence ATGAAAATTATTAAAGTTAAAGATTATCAAGAAATGTCTATTGCTGGAGCAAAAATTATTAAGGAAGAAATTCTAAAAAAACCAAATTTAACTATTTGTTTTGCTACAGGATCTACACCAATTGGGATGTATCAAGCATTAACAAAAATGTATCAACATAAAGAGTTAGATTTTAGCAAAGTAACTTCATTTAACTTGGATGAATATGTTGGTTTGGGACAATCTAATCCATGTAGTTACCACTACTTCATGTACAAGAACTTATTTAATCACATTAATATCAACAAGAATAATGTTCATCTTCCAAATGGAATTGGTGATATAGCTAAAAATGCTAGTGATTATGAAAAATTAATTGCTTCTAAGGGTGGAATTGATTTCATGATTCTTGGTTTAGGAACTAACGGACACATTGCTTTTAATGAACCAGGTAGTAAAATTGACGAGTCAACTCGTGAAATTAAATTAACTCAAAGCACAATTGATGCTAACAAAATTTATTTTGATAATGAAAATGATATCCCAAAAACCGCCATTTCCATGGGTGTTGGATCAATTATGAAAGCTAAAAAAATTATTTTATTAGCCAACGGAATTAAAAAAGCTGATGCTATTCATAATATGATTGAAGGTCCAGTTACAAGTAATTGTCCTGCAAGCTTCTTACAAAAACACCACGATGTTACAGTAATTATCGATACTGAAGCAGCCAGTAAATTAAAAAATAGCTAG